TCAGCAGGACGTCCGTCACCGGGCGGGAGCCCAGCTCCAGCGCGTCCTCCAGGCGCTCGGCCTCCTCGGGGTCGAGCAGTCCGGCCTGCCCGGAGTCCTCCACCAGCCGGTTGAGCTGCTCGCTGGTGAAGACGGCCTCGACCTCGTCCTTGGGCTCGACCCGGAACAGCCGCAGCACGCCCTGGGCGCAGGCGCCGAGGGCCACGGTGATCGGCCGGCACAGACGGGCGAACGCGACCAGGCCGGGGCTGAGCCACAGCGCGGCCTTCTCCGGGGCGGCCATCGCCAGGTTCTTCGGGACCATCTCGCCGATGACGAGGTGGAAGAAGACGACGGTGGCCAGCGCGATGACGTAGCCCAGCGGGTGGATCATCGCGTGCGGCAGGTGGATCCACGCGAAGAACGGCTCCAGCAGGTGTGCCACCGTCGGTTCGGCGACCGCGCCCAGTGTCAGCGAGCAGACGGTGATGCCGAACTGCGCGGCGGCCATCATCTGCGGCAGCCGTTCCAGGCCGTACAGCACCTGGCGGGCGCGGGCGGTGCCGAGCGGTTCGATCTGGCTGCGGCGGACCGAGACCAGCGCGAACTCGGCGCCGACGAAGAAGCCGTTGGCGAGCACGAGCAGCGCGGCGAAGAGGAGCTGGACGAGGCTCATCGGGCGGCCTCCGGTACGGGGGCGGTGCGTACCAGGCGGACGCGTTCCGCGCGGTAGTGGCCGACCCGGCGCACGACGAGCCGCCAGCCGGGCAGTTCCGCCCGGTCGCCGACGGCCGGGATCCGGCCGAGCAGGTCGGCGACGAGCCCGGCGACGGTCTCGTACGGGCCCTCGGGCACGTCCAGGCCGATCCGGAGCAGGGTGTCGACCCGGCAGCTGCCGTCGACGTCCCAGGCGGGCCGGCCGTCCTCCGGCGGGGCGGGCGCGAGTTCGGGTGTGCCGTGACCGTCGTGCTCGTCACGGACCTCGCCGACGATCTCCTCGACGATGTCCTCCAGGGTGACGACCCCGGCCGTGCCGCCGTACTCGTCGACGACCACCGCGATCGGCTGCTCGCTGCGCAGCCGGGCCAGCAGCGGCCGCACGGGCAGGGTCTCGGGGACGAGCAGGGCCGGGCGGGCGATGCGCGGGACCGGGGTGCGCAGCCGCTCGTGGGCGGGGATCGCGAGGGCGTCCTTGAGGTGGACCATGCCGACCACCTCGTCGATCCGCTCCCGGTAGACGGGGAAGCGGGACAGGCCGGTGGCCCGGGTCAGGTTGACCACGTCCTCGGCGGTCGCCGACGACTGGAGGGCGCTGACCTTCACGCGCGGCGTCATCACGTGCTGCGCGGTCAGCTCGCCGAGGGACAGGGTGCGCACGAAGAGGTCCGCGGTGTCCTGCTCCAGGGCGCCGGCCCGCGCCGAGTGGCGGGCGAGGGAGACCAGTTCGCCGGGCGTGCGGGCCGAGGCCAGCTCCTCGGCGGGCTCGAAGCCCAGCGCGCGGACGAGCCGGTTGGCGACGTCGTTCAGCCCGGCGATGACCGGGCGGAACAGACGGGCGAAGACGTGCTGCGGGCCGGCGACGAACCGCGCGACCTGCATCGGGCGGGACACCGCCCAGTTCTTGGGGACGAGTTCGCCGACGACCATCTGCACCGCGGAGGCGAGCAGCATGCCGACGGCGACGGCCACCGCGGACACCGCGCCCTCGGGGACGCCGAGAGCCGTGAGCGGCCCGTCGAGCAGCTGGGCGAGGGCCGGCTGGGCGAGCATGCCGACGATCAGGGAGGTGATGGTGATGCCGAGCTGGGTGCCGGAGAGCTGGAAGGACAGCTCCTTGAGGGAGGCGACGACCCGGACGGCCCGTCGGTCGCCCTCGGCGGCGGCCTTCTCGGCCTCGGGGCGCTCGACCGTCACCAGGCCGAACTCCGCCGCCACGAAGAATCCGTTGGCCAGGATCAGCAGGAACGCGGCTGCCAGGAGCAGCAGGGGGACGCTCATGATGCCGCCGCCTGTGCACGGGCGCGGACCTCGGACACGCGGTCCGCGCTATGTCGGCAGGGGGCGGCGCAGGTACTGCAGGACGATCCGTCCATCGCCGGAGAGGGTCACTCCTCGGGTAGCAGGGACCCCTGTGCGCCGGGGCGGGCACGACAGGGGCGGAGGCGCGCGGTGCGCCTCCGCCCAACAGATTAATCAAGACACGGGGTCGCGTGGCAGGGTGAGCACCCCGGACGCGCCCCCGAGTCAGCCCCGGGACTGCCCGGTACGGGCCTCCACCAGCGCCCTCAGGGTGCGGGCCTGGGCAATGGCCTGGTCCTTGGCGATGCCCGGCTGGATGCCGATGGCCGCCAGGCTGGTGCCGTCGCTGAGGTCGAGGAACGCCCAGGGGTCGCCGACCCTCAGGTTGACCTGGACGATCTGCGCCCACTCCAGCCGGCGGACGCTGCCGAAGTTGACGACGGTCACGCCGGACTCCTCGGCGACGACCTTGGGGCGCGCCAGCCGCAGCAGCACCCAGGCCAGCAGGGCGGCGGTGAACACGAAGCTCAGCTTCTCGGCCGGGCTGAGGCGCTCCAGCAGCAGCGCGACCAGCGACACCGTGACGAAGATCGCGGCGGCGGCGGTGTGCAGCACGGCCCGCGTCCGGGTGGGCCGGAAGGTGACCGGGAGCTCGGGGAGAGGTACGGGATCCGACATGGTGCGCCGCCTCCTCAGAGCCGGCAGGCGTGGATGGCCGTCGTCAGGATGGCCCGCGCCCCGATGGAGTACAGGTCGTCCATGATGCGCTGGGCGTCCTTCGCGGGCACCATGGCGCGGACGGCGACCCAGCCCTCGTTGTGCAGCGGCGAGATGGTCGGCGACTCCAGGCCCGGGGTGAGGGCGACGGCCTTCTCCAGCTGCTCGACCCGGCAGTCGTAGTCCATCATCACGTACGTCCGGGCGACCAGGACGCCCTGGAGGCGGCGCAGGAACTGCTGCACCTTCGGTTCCTCGGCGTCGGCGCCGGTGCGGCGGATGACGATCGCCTCGGACTTCATGATCGGCTCGCCGAAGACCTCCAGGCCCGCGTTGCGCAGGCTGGTGCCGGTCTCCACGACGTCGGCGATGACCTCGGCGACCCCCAGCTCGATCGCGGTCTCGACGGCGCCGTCCAGGTGGACGACGGAGGCGTCGACGCCGTGGTCGGCGAGGTGCTTGGCGACGATCCCCTCGTAGGAGGTGGCGACCGTGCGGCCCGCGAGGTCCGCGACACCGTCGGCGGTGCCCGGCTTGGCGGCGTAGCGGAACGTGGAGCGGGCGAAGCCGAGCGGCAGGATCTCCTCGGCGTTGGCGCCCGAGTCGATCAGCAGGTCACGGCCGGTGATGCCGATGTCGAGGCGGCCGGAGGAGACGTAGATCGCGATGTCGCGGGGGCGGAGGTAGAAGAACTCGACCTCGTTCTCCGGGTCGACGATCCGCAGTTCCTTGGACTCGCGGCGCTGCTGGTAGCCGGCCTCATGCAGCATCTCCGCCGCAGGGCCGGAGAGTGAACCCTTGTTGGGAACGGCGATGCGCAGCATGAGGTCGGCTTCCTTTGTGTGAAGGGGGTTTCGGCGGTGGCGGCGGGCGGCTTACAGATGGGCGTAGACGTCGTCCAGGGAGATCCCGCGGGCGACCATCATCACCTGGACGTGGTACAGCAGCTGCGAGATCTCCTCGGCGGCCGCCTCCTTGCCCTCGTACTCGGCGGCCATCCACACCTCGGCGGCCTCCTCGACGACCTTCTTGCCGATGGCATGGACGCCCTTCCCGACCAGCTCAGCGGTGCGGGACGAGGCGGGATCGCCGTGGGCGGCCTTGTGCTGGAGCTCGGTGAAGAGCTCCTCGAACGTCTTCTTGGACATGGTGGTCCCACCCTAGCCGTTGCGCCGGTCCGCCTACCGCCAGGGTTCGGATACTGAACGCAGGGTGGCCGCCGTGGCGACCGCCGCGGTGACCGCCTCGTGCCCCTTGTCCTCGCTGGAGCCCTCCAGGCCCGCACGGTCCAGGGCCTGCTCCTCGTTGTCACAGGTGAGCAGACCGAAGCCGACGGGGACGCCGGTGTCGACGGAGACCTGGGTGAGGCCCTGGGTGACGCCCTGGCACACGTAGTCGAAGTGGGGGGTGCCGCCGCGGATGACGACGCCGAGGGCCACGATCGCGTCGTAGCCGCGCCCGGCGAGCACCTTGGCGACGACAGGGAGCTCCCAGCTGCCGGGGACCCGCAGCAGGGTCGGCTCGTCGATGCCCAGGTCGTGCAGGGCGCGCAGGGCGCCGTCCACGAGTCCGTCCATCACCTTCTGGTGCCACTGCGCCGCGACGACGGCGACCCGCAGGTCACCCACATTGCGTACGGACAGCTCCGGTGCGCCCTTGCCGCTCACGTTCTCGCCTCTCCTCGGTCTTCGCTTCTGGTCGGGTTCGTCTACTGGTCGCCGCAGGTGGCCGCGGAGGCCGGCACCGCCGGGCCGTCCAGCCAGGGCAGGTCGTGGCCCATCCGGTCCCGCTTGGTGCGCAGGTAGCGGAGGTTGTGCTCGCCCGCGGTGACGGGCATCGGCTCGCGCTCGACGACCTCGATGCCGTGGCGGGCGAGGGCGTCGGACTTCTCGGGGTTGTTGGTCATCAGGCGGACGCTGCGCACGCCGAGGTCCGTCAGGATGCGGGCGCCGGCGCCGTAGTCGCGGGCGTCGGCGGGCAGGCCCAGCTCGAGGTTGGCGTCGAGGGTGTCGCGCCCGCGCTCCTGGAGCTCGTAGGCGCGCAGCTTGGACAGCAGCCCGATGCCGCGGCCCTCGTGTCCGCGCAGGTAGACCACCACGCCGCGGCCGGCGGCCTGGATGCGCTCCAGGGAGGCCTCCAGCTGGGGGCCGCAGTCGCAGCGCAGGGAGTGGAAGACGTCGCCGGTGAGGCATTCGGAGTGCATCCGGACCAGCAGGTCCGTGCCGTCCCCGATCTCGCCGTGGACCAGGGCGACGTGCTCGACGCCGTCGACGGTGGAGCGGTAGCCGTACGCGGTGAAGGTGCCGTGCCGGGTCGGCAGGTGGACCTCGGCCTCCCGGCGGACTGTGGGTTCCGCGCTGCGCCGGTAGGCGATCAGATCCTCGATGGAGATGATCGTCAGGCCGTGCTTGCGGGCGAACGGGATCAGCTCGGGCAGCCGCAGCATCCGGCCGTCCTCGCCGGCGATCTCCACGATGGCGCCGGCCGGGCGCAGGCCCGCGAGCCGGGCGAGGTCGACGGCCGCCTCGGTGTGGCCGTTGCGGGCCAGCACGCCGCCGGGCCGGGCGCGCAGCGGGAAGACGTGACCGGGGCGGACGAAGTCGGCGGGCCCGGCGGTGCCGCCGGCCAGCAGCCGGAGGGTGGTGGCCCGGTCGGCGGCCGAGATGCCGGTGGTCACGCCGTGCGCGCCGGAGGCGTCGACGGAGACGGTGAAGGCGGTCTGCATCGACTCGGTGTTGTCCGCGACCATCTGCGGGAGCTGGAGCCGGTCGAGTTCGTCGCCCTCCATGGGGGCGCAGATCAGGCCGCGGCACTCGCTCATCATGAAGGCGACGATCTCGGGGGTGGCCTTCTCGGCGGCGATGACGAGGTCGCCCTCGTTCTCGCGGTCCTCGTCGTCGACGACCACGACCGGGCGGCCCGCCGCGATGTCGGCGATGGCCTGTTCGACGGGGTCGAGGGCGAGGTCCTCGAGGTCGTCGGGGCCGTGGAGCAGGGGGGCCGTGGTCATGCCGGGGCTCCTTCCGGGACGGGCTGCCCGGACCGGCGGGAGCGCAGCCACCAGTCGCGCAGGCCCCACAGGACGAGCGCGCCGTAGATGACGTAGACGAAGCCGGAGAAGGCGTAGCCGTTGGTGAAGTTGAGGGGTACGCCGACGAGGTCGACGAGCAGCCAGGCGAACCAGAACTCGACCATGCCGCGCGCCTGGGCGTACATCGCGACGATGGTGCCGACGAAGATGTAGGCGTCCGGCCAGGGGTCCCAGGACAGGGTCGGGTTGGCCTTGAAGAACAGGGCCACGGCGACCGTGCCGAGGGCGGCGGCGCCGAGCATCGCGGCGCGCTCGCCCCAGGTGGCGAACCGCACGGAGATCTGGCCGTCGTCCGAGCGGCCCTTGCCGCGCGTCCACTGCCACCAGCCCCAGAGGGCGACGGCCATCACGACGACCTGCTTCCCGGCGCTGCCGGCGAGGTGGCCGTAGAAGGCCGCGAAGAGGATGACGCCGGAGACGAACTGCACCGGCCAGGTCCACAGGGAGCGCCGCCAGCCGAGGGCGAGGGCGGCCAGGCCGAAGATGTTGCCGACCATGTCCGACCAGAGGATGCGCTGGCCGAAGAGGCTGAACGCCTCGGAGTTGAGCCAGTTCACTGTGCGGCCCCCCGGGTGCCGAGCAGCCGCTCGACGTACTTGGCGATGACGTCCACCTCGAGGTTGACCGGGTCGCCGGGCTGCTTGATGCCGAGCGTGGTCAGGGCGAGGGTGGTCGGGATGAGGCTGACCGTGAAGTGGTCGGCTCCGGCTTCGACGACGGTGAGGCTGATGCCGTCGACGGTGATGGAGCCCTTCTCGACGACGTAGCGGGCGAGGTCGGCGGGGAGGGAGATCCTGACGATCTCCCAGTGCTCGGACGGGGTGCGTTCCAGCACGGTGCCGGTGCCGTCGACGTGGCCCTGCACGATGTGGCCGCCGAGCCGGGCGCCGACCGCGGTGGGGCGCTCGAGGTTGACGCGGGAGCCGGCGGTCAGGGCGCCCAGGCTGGAGCGCTTGAGGGTCTCGGCCATGACGTCGGCGGTGAACTCGTCGCCCTCGTGGTCGACGACCGTCAGGCACACGCCGTTGACGGCGATGGAGTCGCCGTGCTTCGCGTCCTCGGTGACGACGGGGCCGCGCAGGCGGAAGCGACAGGCGTCGCCGAGGTTCTCGACGGCGGTGACCTCGCCCAGCTCTTCGACGATTCCGGTGAACACTTCCCGGGTCCTCCTGCCTCTTCGGGCACGGACTCCGGGGCTGCCGATGACGACAGGATGTACGGGCGAGGACACCGGGAGCGACGCCGACGGGATCCGTCCCGAGGGGACGGCTCCGACGCCCGTCCCCGAGGGAACGAGCCGATACGGCGACACGCACGCATGCCTGCCCGCCGCGCACTGCCTCCCATCCGGACTTTAACCGTCGGTCCAGGAATTTCACCTGGTCAACCGGTCGCTGGAGGCGACCGGGTCGCGGACTGTAACCGCCGGTTCGGACTTTCACCGACCCCGGAGTGCGCTGCTTCTGGTACAGGGCCAGTGTGCCACGCCTGATCGGCGTCCATACGGGTGAGCGGTGTGGGGTGGCTCACAGAGTGTGTGCGGGCCCTCCCCGAGCGTGCCAACTCACCGGCACCCACCCTTCCTTGATTGGTCCATACCTATTGACCTACTGGTCTAGTCCTCTCTAGGGTCTGCGCCAACTTCCGTGGAGAGGAACCGACTGTGCTGTCCCCCTCGCCCCACCGGGCCAGACCCGCCCTGCTCGCGGCCGCCGGGGCCGTCGCGGGCCTGCTGCTCGCCGGCCTCCCGGCGACCGTCTCCCACGCCGCCGACCAGGAGTCCTGTCGCCCCGACGGCCTCTACAAGACCCCCGGCGTCGACGTCCCGTACTGCTCGGTCTACGACACCGAGGGCCGGGAGAGGATGGGCGCCGACCACCAGCGCCGGGTGATCGGCTACTTCACCGGCTGGCGCACCGGCAAGGACGGCACACCCGCCTATCTGGCCTCCGACATCCCCTGGGACAAGGTCACCCACCTCAACTACGCCTTCGCCCACATCGACGGCGGCAACAAGATCTCCGTGGGCTCGGACGGCCCCGCCAACCCCGCCACCGGCATGACCTGGCCCGGGGTCGCCGGCGCGGAGATGGACCCCGCGCTGCCGTACAAGGGCCACTTCAACCTGCTGAACAAGTTCAAGAAGCAGCACCCGGACGTCAAGACGCTGATCTCGGTGGGCGGCTGGGCCGAGACGGGCGGCTACTTCGACGACAGCGGCAAGCGCGTCAACTCCGGCGGCTTCTACGCGATGGCCACCAACGCCGACGGCTCGGTCAACCAGGCCGGCATCGACACCTTCGCGGACTCGGCGGTCTCCTTCATCCGGAAGTACGGCTTCAACGGCGTCGACATCGACTACGAGTACCCGACCACCATGAAGGACGCGGGCAACCCGCTCGACTGGTCCTACGCCAACGCCCGCCGGGCCGGTCTGGTCAAGGGCTACGCCGCGCTGATGAAGACCCTGCGGGAGAAGCTGGACCGCGCGGGCGCGGCGGACGGCAAGCACTACCTGCTGTCGGTCGCGGCCCCCTCCTCCGGCTACCTGCTGCGCGGCATGGAGACCTTCCAGGTCCAGAAGTACCTGGACTACGTCAACATCATGTCCTACGACCTGCACGGCGCGTGGAACGAGTACGTCGGCCCGAACGCCTCCCTCTTCGACGACGGCAAGGACGCCGAGCTGGCCGCGGCGAACGTCTACGGCAGCCAGCAGTACGGCGGCATCGGCTACCTCAACACCGACTGGGCCTACCACTACTTCCGCGGGTCCATGCCGGCCGGCCGCATCAACATCGGCCTGCCCTACTACACGCGCGGCCACAAGAACGTCCAGGGCGGCACGAACGGCCTGTGGGGCAAGGCGGCGGCCACCACCTGCCCGGCCGGATCCGGCCTGACCAAGTGCGGTGACGGCGCGGTCGGCATCGACAACCTGTGGCACGACAAGGACGACAACGGCAAGGAGTCCCCGGCCGGTTCGAACCCGATGTGGCACGCCAAGAACCTGGAGAAGGGCATCGTCGGGGACTACGTGACCAAGTACGGCTTCCCCTCCGGCACCAAACTGACCGGCACCTACGCCCGCAAGTACGACTCCACGCTGGTCGCGCCGTGGCTGT
Above is a genomic segment from Streptomyces glaucescens containing:
- a CDS encoding hemolysin family protein, with protein sequence MSLVQLLFAALLVLANGFFVGAEFALVSVRRSQIEPLGTARARQVLYGLERLPQMMAAAQFGITVCSLTLGAVAEPTVAHLLEPFFAWIHLPHAMIHPLGYVIALATVVFFHLVIGEMVPKNLAMAAPEKAALWLSPGLVAFARLCRPITVALGACAQGVLRLFRVEPKDEVEAVFTSEQLNRLVEDSGQAGLLDPEEAERLEDALELGSRPVTDVLLKRESLVTVDPSVTPGQIVELTGRTGYSRFPVAADGGAFMGYLHVKDVLDVEDSDRAVPQHLWRPMTTLRSELPLDDALTVMRRAATHLAQVADASGRVVGLVALEDVLELLVGEVRDPAHRQPVPAVSEPRSGEEVLTA
- a CDS encoding hemolysin family protein, with the translated sequence MSVPLLLLAAAFLLILANGFFVAAEFGLVTVERPEAEKAAAEGDRRAVRVVASLKELSFQLSGTQLGITITSLIVGMLAQPALAQLLDGPLTALGVPEGAVSAVAVAVGMLLASAVQMVVGELVPKNWAVSRPMQVARFVAGPQHVFARLFRPVIAGLNDVANRLVRALGFEPAEELASARTPGELVSLARHSARAGALEQDTADLFVRTLSLGELTAQHVMTPRVKVSALQSSATAEDVVNLTRATGLSRFPVYRERIDEVVGMVHLKDALAIPAHERLRTPVPRIARPALLVPETLPVRPLLARLRSEQPIAVVVDEYGGTAGVVTLEDIVEEIVGEVRDEHDGHGTPELAPAPPEDGRPAWDVDGSCRVDTLLRIGLDVPEGPYETVAGLVADLLGRIPAVGDRAELPGWRLVVRRVGHYRAERVRLVRTAPVPEAAR
- a CDS encoding PH domain-containing protein, producing the protein MSDPVPLPELPVTFRPTRTRAVLHTAAAAIFVTVSLVALLLERLSPAEKLSFVFTAALLAWVLLRLARPKVVAEESGVTVVNFGSVRRLEWAQIVQVNLRVGDPWAFLDLSDGTSLAAIGIQPGIAKDQAIAQARTLRALVEARTGQSRG
- the hisG gene encoding ATP phosphoribosyltransferase; the protein is MLRIAVPNKGSLSGPAAEMLHEAGYQQRRESKELRIVDPENEVEFFYLRPRDIAIYVSSGRLDIGITGRDLLIDSGANAEEILPLGFARSTFRYAAKPGTADGVADLAGRTVATSYEGIVAKHLADHGVDASVVHLDGAVETAIELGVAEVIADVVETGTSLRNAGLEVFGEPIMKSEAIVIRRTGADAEEPKVQQFLRRLQGVLVARTYVMMDYDCRVEQLEKAVALTPGLESPTISPLHNEGWVAVRAMVPAKDAQRIMDDLYSIGARAILTTAIHACRL
- a CDS encoding phosphoribosyl-ATP diphosphatase codes for the protein MSKKTFEELFTELQHKAAHGDPASSRTAELVGKGVHAIGKKVVEEAAEVWMAAEYEGKEAAAEEISQLLYHVQVMMVARGISLDDVYAHL
- the ribH gene encoding 6,7-dimethyl-8-ribityllumazine synthase, with the protein product MSGKGAPELSVRNVGDLRVAVVAAQWHQKVMDGLVDGALRALHDLGIDEPTLLRVPGSWELPVVAKVLAGRGYDAIVALGVVIRGGTPHFDYVCQGVTQGLTQVSVDTGVPVGFGLLTCDNEEQALDRAGLEGSSEDKGHEAVTAAVATAATLRSVSEPWR
- a CDS encoding bifunctional 3,4-dihydroxy-2-butanone-4-phosphate synthase/GTP cyclohydrolase II, yielding MTTAPLLHGPDDLEDLALDPVEQAIADIAAGRPVVVVDDEDRENEGDLVIAAEKATPEIVAFMMSECRGLICAPMEGDELDRLQLPQMVADNTESMQTAFTVSVDASGAHGVTTGISAADRATTLRLLAGGTAGPADFVRPGHVFPLRARPGGVLARNGHTEAAVDLARLAGLRPAGAIVEIAGEDGRMLRLPELIPFARKHGLTIISIEDLIAYRRSAEPTVRREAEVHLPTRHGTFTAYGYRSTVDGVEHVALVHGEIGDGTDLLVRMHSECLTGDVFHSLRCDCGPQLEASLERIQAAGRGVVVYLRGHEGRGIGLLSKLRAYELQERGRDTLDANLELGLPADARDYGAGARILTDLGVRSVRLMTNNPEKSDALARHGIEVVEREPMPVTAGEHNLRYLRTKRDRMGHDLPWLDGPAVPASAATCGDQ
- a CDS encoding nicotinamide mononucleotide transporter family protein; translation: MNWLNSEAFSLFGQRILWSDMVGNIFGLAALALGWRRSLWTWPVQFVSGVILFAAFYGHLAGSAGKQVVVMAVALWGWWQWTRGKGRSDDGQISVRFATWGERAAMLGAAALGTVAVALFFKANPTLSWDPWPDAYIFVGTIVAMYAQARGMVEFWFAWLLVDLVGVPLNFTNGYAFSGFVYVIYGALVLWGLRDWWLRSRRSGQPVPEGAPA
- a CDS encoding riboflavin synthase, with product MFTGIVEELGEVTAVENLGDACRFRLRGPVVTEDAKHGDSIAVNGVCLTVVDHEGDEFTADVMAETLKRSSLGALTAGSRVNLERPTAVGARLGGHIVQGHVDGTGTVLERTPSEHWEIVRISLPADLARYVVEKGSITVDGISLTVVEAGADHFTVSLIPTTLALTTLGIKQPGDPVNLEVDVIAKYVERLLGTRGAAQ
- a CDS encoding chitinase C-terminal domain-containing protein; amino-acid sequence: MLSPSPHRARPALLAAAGAVAGLLLAGLPATVSHAADQESCRPDGLYKTPGVDVPYCSVYDTEGRERMGADHQRRVIGYFTGWRTGKDGTPAYLASDIPWDKVTHLNYAFAHIDGGNKISVGSDGPANPATGMTWPGVAGAEMDPALPYKGHFNLLNKFKKQHPDVKTLISVGGWAETGGYFDDSGKRVNSGGFYAMATNADGSVNQAGIDTFADSAVSFIRKYGFNGVDIDYEYPTTMKDAGNPLDWSYANARRAGLVKGYAALMKTLREKLDRAGAADGKHYLLSVAAPSSGYLLRGMETFQVQKYLDYVNIMSYDLHGAWNEYVGPNASLFDDGKDAELAAANVYGSQQYGGIGYLNTDWAYHYFRGSMPAGRINIGLPYYTRGHKNVQGGTNGLWGKAAATTCPAGSGLTKCGDGAVGIDNLWHDKDDNGKESPAGSNPMWHAKNLEKGIVGDYVTKYGFPSGTKLTGTYARKYDSTLVAPWLWNAEKKVFLSTEDEQSVAAKADYVVDRGIGGTMVWELAGDYDWNAAKGQYETGDTLTSLMYEKFRSASPYGAKVSNKALPAKAVNIGVEFGEFKLGDSNYPITPKVKITNNTRTTLPGGTEFQFDYSTAAPANASDQSGFGTKVISSDHTGSNVGGLKGDFHRVSLKLPAWQSLAPGASVELSFNYYLPVSTPWNWTVNIAGTTYALAGDLARGTTLVEPGSGTSPTPDPTNPTPTPTPTPGACTAPAWTATSEYGGGSTVSHKGHSWKAKWWTKGEEPGTTGEWGVWQDLGAC